In Prunus dulcis chromosome 2, ALMONDv2, whole genome shotgun sequence, a single genomic region encodes these proteins:
- the LOC117617291 gene encoding uncharacterized protein LOC117617291: MAWRQMLFNSRAILGPYLATGSARFSTKSNPYLVKVGIPEFLNGIGNGVESHVAKLEAEIGDFQKLLVTRTLKLKKLGVPCKHRKLILKYTHKYRLGLWRPLAQAIKS, encoded by the exons ATGGCATGGAGGCAAATGCTATTCAACTCAAGAGCAATTTTGGGACCATATTTAGCAACCGGATCCGCCAGATTCTccacaaaatcaaacccatACCTAG TGAAAGTTGGAATACCAGAGTTTTTGAATGGAATTGGCAATGGAGTGGAATCCCATGTGGCCAAGCTTGAAGCTGAGATTGGTGACTTCCAAAAGCTGCTTGTCACTCGTACTCTCAAGCTGAAGAAACTTGGTGTCCCTTGCAAACAT AGGAAGTTGATCTTGAAATACACCCACAAGTATAGACTGGGACTCTGGAGACCACTAGCTCAGGCGATCAAATCTTAG